Genomic DNA from Cyprinus carpio isolate SPL01 chromosome A22, ASM1834038v1, whole genome shotgun sequence:
TGATACTGAttgctgatttttattattatttttttctttaagcaagagacaaaaaagaatgaaagagtaGATGAGAAAGATGTTTATTTGCTCTACTGCAGGCTGAACTGGCCTTAAAAAATCTGTAGCCATCTGAAATGAGCAGtaacactgcattttaatcaaagtccaaacaaagatgctacatACATGTAGCAAgagcagttatttatttattttttatttaaattaaattgtacaaTTACAAGATTTAAAGCAAACAGAGTGGTCTGGCTTCAGCTATGgtaaattatactaaaaatgcaaattcactctctgacagcaggtggcgcttatggaacagcaacAATTCCTTGGTTgtcgctgtaaacaaagcagcactgcgcttaTAAACAATACTTTAATGTGTATaatacatgtgaccctggaccacaaaaccagtctcaagtgtcaatttttcgaaattgagatgtatacataatctgaaagctgaataaataagctttccattgatgtatggtttattaggatcggacaatatttggacGAGATGCAACTagttgaaaatctggaatctgaggtacaaaaaatctaaatattaagaaaatcacttttaaagatgtccaaatgaagttattagcaatgcatatcactaatcaaaaatgaagttttgatgtatttacagtaggaaatatacaaaacattttcatggaacatgatctttactttttgtcatgaaaaatctattattttgacccatacaatgtatttttggctattgctacaaatatacctcagtaacttaaaactgcttttgtgttccagggtcacatatggaggtaagatgaaaagaaaatgccattaaaacatttctgaagacAGACAGTTACTTCagtgatacatttatataaaccccAACCCCCAGTtcaatatttaggattttcttttgaatatattCCAGCATTGGAAACAGTGAGCTTGCTCTGCCTGTACAGTATTTTCTCAGCTAGTGTGTTTATTCTCTCCACTTTGCCTCCGTCTTTAATGCGTCCCgtctctggcctctgttaacgTCCTTCGTTCCATCTATGGTGCATTGTGATTGGGTTTACGCTGTCAATACAAAAGACAAACCAATGCGCTGCTGTCCCTGCATGCTGGGCCAAAGTATTGGCCCAAAGTGCGTCGCCCAATGGGAAAATGCCCTATATCCCtaatggccagtccgcccctggttTGAATACAATCAAATGACTTAAATGACTTAAGtcacttctttaaaataaaatgacatcagATGTTCACAAAAATTCAGCTGAAAAACCAAGTACCAGAGATACACTTTAACAAGGGAGATgttcaaaatgtgcagtgctggggacGTCCATGACCAGAACTGGCTTAGaacttcattttctttaaataatataaaatgtgaaagtTTAAACCACGTCTTTAGAAAGAGTttgctttctgttttcttttgtctgtAAGTAGAACATGCATGAGAACatgcaaactccacacagaacaGCCTCCTGGCTGTGAGGTGACAATGCAGCTCAGTGTTAATGTTAGCTAGCACTGCTAAATCAGCTCTGAACTGAATGTCTGTAACGTcaatgatttaatataaaatgttcgGATACCTTTACAAGCATCCTCTTAAAATGCTGAACTGGGAGAAATGGGAACATGAGCCAGTAGCAATTGCTCTTAAACTTAATTTCTAGAGTCTATTGTCTATGAAAGCCATGTGAGAAGACACACAGACTGTGTGGGAGGTGTTACTGGAGCAGTTTATTCACACTTACTGCAGAGCTTCACAAAACCACTTCACTACAGACCAACAGCTCACTGCTCTCCAGCTCTTCTGTGGCTACAGCTTTCAAAAACTTGTTACAACATTTCTGTTGGGCTTTGTTTTAAATGTCGCCTTTTCAGAATTCAGGTCTgttgttttttgaagaaaatgtctgagacatttattttcatctgtttgtgCTCATGGAGTCTGGCTGGTaagcatttttatgatttcagttctacaaattattattatttatccacatcaacaaaaatctgatttttattatttccaacatttattttcatgttttatcagactaacagaataaaacatctttgtgttcatgatgttcattttgacattttttttctcttccactcACATCAAAGGgtttattattgtacattatttaattattcattgaaATTATACAGAGTCAGTAATTGTTTTGCAATGAGAAATTTTTAAATAGCTTCAAAgtgtacatatttgttttttaggtgtgtttggtgatgaaGTAAAGTCAGTGTcggtgatggagggagattctgtcactctgaaCACTAATGATACTGATATACAGAAGAACGATCGGATACTGTGGAAATTTGGACACAACAACTTTCTCATTACTCAAATCAACAGAAAGAACAATAAGAGCACGTTTTATGATGATAttgctgatgggagattcagagacagactgcagctggatcatcagactggatctctgaccatcacaaacaccacaatcacagactctggactttataaagtAACCAGCACCAGCACACAGAAGCTGTTCAACACATTCAGtcttactgtctatggtgagtacgGACCCTTTTGACCCAATTTGATGTGTGAGTGTTTCTTCAATGATGGATTTTGGCTGTGGactttaagaaaaataagcaaCTTAACCATTTTAAACTTGAAATAATATTGCTGACTACATAATACATACAAAGCTGAATAGGATTTTCACACTATGTGCATCATTTGACAATTACAGCTcaatcagaaataaataatataatgcataatgAAAATGTTGTGCTATATTTACATTCAAACTTCcacattaatgttataattatttaaaaattatgctAATGtagtatacaaaaataaaattaaatctaaaatctaaattaaataaatataattatatagtacagaaataattttcacacaatagttttttgaaaacttttaaatCATCATTTAGTTTTAGAGacctttgttaatatttttatgatggattttcatatttGAAGATTGAAAGTCTCAGTCTGGGACAGGAGTAAAACTAAAAATTAGTACATAAAACTAAATTTATCTCCACCAAGTTgcacataaacacatataaatatgtttctttgttttagttttagagggacattttattaaaattatgtaataagTTAAATGATTTTTCAACTAATCTACTAAATCAGTACTTTGATACTGATATTTTGAttccattttaaatatgaatttgtttgAGACGGGGGTTGTCAGCGTGATCGCTGATATGTGTGATGAACACATCTGTGCCTGACACAGTGAACTTCAACTCAACACATCAAATGCTGACAAATAAAATGGCACTCTTACTCTTAAATAGATTTATTCTCTAATATCTCTTCTCAGCTCActtgcctgttcctgtcatcagcagtaacgcTTCACAatgctcttcatcatcatcatcatcatcacagcagaattgttcattggtgtgttcagtggtgaatgtgggtcatgtgactctctcctggtacaaaggacacagtttattgtccagcatcagtgtgtctgatctcagcatcagtctctctctacctctggaggtggaatatcaggataaaaacacctacagctgtgtgctcaacaatcccatcagcaaccagactcaacatctggacatcactcaactctgtcacacatgtgcaggtacaGCAGAGCTGATATTAGCATTTACTTACTGAGCTGATCTCATAGTGCTCATATTTCAGGTAGTGTTTGTTGTAGGTCAGACTGACAGATTTATTCACACCAACGGCTCATTTTGTCTGTTACAGAACACGGCCTAATTATATCGTACACAGTGctgatctctgctgctgctgctgctgggtcTCTGTTGATTGTTGCTGCACTCATGATCTTCTGCATCTTCaggaaacataaaaaagtaaaccaAGAAGGCAAGGATGACCTAATGCTTatatatctgtaaaataaatattattattattaacattagaaTGATGTGAAAGAGTGTtctagagaaaacaaaacaataattctcaaatcttttttgttattgttataagCTTGTTATTTTAACATGTCTATCATTATCGTTGCAACAGATACAACACGTGTAGAAGAGATCACTTACTCTGAAATAACATTCAAcaaaagaaaagcacagaaatCGGTAAGAGCATTTATTTCGGTGCAAAGCTTTTTCTTGTGATCTGTGGAAACAAATGTTTGTGCAGAGTACAAGAAAGTTAAGGCATTCATTAAGTCATTAAGAACAGAAATGATGGTGACACTGCACATAAATAAGTAGTTCTTCAGTCGTATTTAAAACACCATGGATTTTTCAGTAACAAGCAATGTTTTGCAGTTATTAGTGCAAACGACagattgcagttttatttttcacaCCCACTGAGCCTGCTTTTGGCACATTGCATCCTGTGTTAGAATATTGCCTGTTGTGTAGTCATTGTTTATTTCAGATCATTTCCTTTCTTTTGTTCGTCTCTTGCTTACTCTCTTTTGATGCCTTTGAGTCCTATGTTGTATAAATTAGGGAATCTCCCAATTTTGGTAatatttagtttaagtaattgtCTGTTCAGGTTTTTTAGAGTACCTTGACTGCTTGACAAGCTAGTTTCGAAGTAGTTTCACCAACACTGTTGTGGTGCATGCTGGGAGCTAACTGTAGACCCACCCCAGCACTGCAGGCATCACTATTAGGTCACATATTGAGAACCTTCCTTAAACTGTAtacaataatagcaataataataattgatatttcTTTCAACATTAAGAGTAGATATTTAAAGTTATTTGCTAAATGAATGATCGGTACATAATACTTTTCTCTTTTGCCATTCATCATCATTCATTTCACCTTTATCTGAACATCCAACAGTGCAACGGAGAATAACGAGTGAAAATGTATCCTATAATGCAGTGTTTATGTCTTaatatcaataacaaaaaaatagttttaccCTCCAAAATGTGGAGAtactattttaagtaatttattgagatgtatgAATGTTATTCTTTACTGTAGCGTATTTTCATGGcagaatttgaatgaaaataatgATCTTGATAAATACTTCAGTGATGTGAATGTGTGCTTCTGTTTTGTTACAGAGAGATAAAGAGGAGACTGAGGTGGTGTATGCAGGAATCGCTGGGAGATGCTGATCAGACTATGATTCTGGAGGTGGAATACTGTGTtagtgtgaaaatgtttttatttaaaacataaatgtatgcatattttacatGTCAAAGGAATCACACACAGATCTTTGAATATCATTGAGTTTCTGGAAATGTACTGAAATATTGCTATTAACTACCAACAGAATGCATCTTTGACTGACAGCTAAAACCTTGCCATAAAATCATCCGATTTTAAGCGCATCAGTCACACAGGATTAGTTCTTAGGATATGTGTATGTACATAAATTTTTACTATAGCCACTACTGGTAACATTTATGGTCTTCTGCACACTGCTGACACAGGTAACTAAtccaac
This window encodes:
- the LOC122134982 gene encoding natural killer cell receptor 2B4-like isoform X1 — protein: MSETFIFICLCSWSLAGVFGDEVKSVSVMEGDSVTLNTNDTDIQKNDRILWKFGHNNFLITQINRKNNKSTFYDDIADGRFRDRLQLDHQTGSLTITNTTITDSGLYKVTSTSTQKLFNTFSLTVYAHLPVPVISSNASQCSSSSSSSSQQNCSLVCSVVNVGHVTLSWYKGHSLLSSISVSDLSISLSLPLEVEYQDKNTYSCVLNNPISNQTQHLDITQLCHTCAEHGLIISYTVLISAAAAAGSLLIVAALMIFCIFRKHKKVNQEDTTRVEEITYSEITFNKRKAQKSRDKEETEVVYAGIAGRC